One genomic segment of Bacteroidota bacterium includes these proteins:
- a CDS encoding DUF1343 domain-containing protein — MEVEIIITDKLSVIAIRAIITINREKDLGSLRIILRAMNNSNRIQTTTTIFTTLTCIMYTFIFCIIACLNYGCKNSNSATEANLVFAEKEIAFFDTDIITGADQTELYLPLLIDKKIAVVVNQTSMINNTHLVDSLIKRSIQVQKIFAPEHGFRGDHDDGASVQNGKDVSTGIPIISLYGTNKKPTAEQLKNIDYVIFDIQDVGTRFYTFLSTMHYVMEACAENNIPLLVLDRPNPNGFYVDGPVLKKEFNSFVGMHPIPVVHGMTFGELAQMINAEAWLANGVHCDLKIISCKNYDHTSLYKLPINPSPNLRSMESIYLYPSLCFFEGTNVSVGRGTANPFQIFGSPYYPATDFSFIPESSFGSSSPPFKGEHCNGFDLTKNSNTALIQQKLSLQYLLQMYAGFTNKEKFFLTSGYFNKLAGTDELRIQIEAGLTEEEIRLSWQNDLVAFKQMRKKYLLYPDFE; from the coding sequence ATGGAAGTGGAAATAATCATTACAGATAAACTCAGTGTAATTGCGATACGTGCAATAATTACGATTAACCGTGAAAAAGATCTCGGTTCCCTGCGTATAATTCTACGTGCTATGAATAACTCAAATCGCATTCAGACAACAACCACTATTTTTACGACGTTAACTTGCATAATGTACACATTTATTTTCTGCATAATAGCTTGCCTGAACTATGGTTGTAAAAATAGCAATTCCGCAACGGAAGCAAATCTTGTATTTGCCGAAAAGGAAATTGCATTTTTTGATACTGATATAATTACAGGTGCTGATCAAACGGAATTATATCTTCCGCTGCTCATTGATAAGAAAATAGCCGTAGTGGTAAATCAAACTTCAATGATTAACAATACGCATTTGGTGGACTCCTTGATTAAAAGAAGTATCCAGGTACAAAAAATATTTGCACCGGAACATGGCTTTCGTGGCGACCATGATGATGGGGCTTCGGTACAAAATGGAAAAGATGTTTCTACCGGTATTCCAATTATTTCATTATATGGTACGAATAAAAAACCTACTGCGGAGCAATTAAAAAATATTGATTATGTAATTTTTGATATTCAGGATGTGGGAACAAGATTCTATACTTTTCTTTCCACCATGCATTATGTAATGGAAGCTTGTGCTGAAAATAATATTCCCTTACTTGTTCTTGACCGGCCCAATCCAAATGGATTTTATGTGGATGGTCCTGTATTGAAAAAAGAGTTCAATTCATTTGTAGGCATGCATCCAATTCCTGTTGTTCATGGAATGACGTTTGGCGAACTTGCGCAAATGATTAATGCAGAAGCTTGGTTAGCAAATGGTGTACACTGCGATTTAAAAATTATATCCTGTAAAAATTACGATCATACTTCATTGTATAAATTACCGATAAATCCTTCACCGAATTTGAGGAGCATGGAAAGCATTTATTTATATCCCTCATTATGTTTTTTTGAAGGCACCAATGTTTCGGTAGGAAGAGGAACAGCAAATCCATTTCAAATTTTCGGATCACCCTATTATCCTGCAACTGATTTTTCTTTTATTCCAGAAAGTAGTTTTGGATCATCGTCACCACCATTTAAAGGAGAGCATTGTAATGGTTTTGATTTAACCAAAAATTCAAATACTGCACTCATTCAACAAAAGCTATCATTGCAATATCTCTTACAGATGTATGCGGGATTTACCAATAAAGAAAAGTTTTTCCTGACTAGTGGTTACTTTAATAAACTCGCAGGAACGGATGAATTAAGAATTCAAATTGAAGCAGGTTTAACAGAAGAAGAAATACGCTTAAGCTGGCAGAATGATTTGGTGGCATTTAAGCAGATGAGAAAAAAATATTTATTATATCCCGATTTTGAATAA
- a CDS encoding methionyl-tRNA formyltransferase, whose product MADRLKIVFMGTPQFAVSSLEKLIHEGFDIAAVITAPDKPAGRGLVSTESPVKKCAIQHGIKILQPTNLKAQSFIDELKQLRADLFVVVAFRMLPEIVWDMPELGTINLHASLLPDYRGAAPINHAILNGETETGLTTFFLKKEIDTGDILFTKPIEILPDDNAGSLHDKMMLAGAELLFKTVKAIESRSFNTMPQHKNSNKTAPKIFKEDCKIDWNNSSQTIYNFIRGLSPYPTAWTILEDKTLKIFSGKIIFDKTSQSPGNYITDGKQYLRFATADGLIDITELQLEGKKKMSVTDFLKGYRFNK is encoded by the coding sequence ATGGCTGATAGATTAAAAATTGTATTTATGGGAACGCCGCAGTTTGCAGTGTCTTCGTTAGAGAAATTAATTCATGAAGGATTTGATATTGCTGCTGTAATAACTGCACCAGATAAACCCGCAGGTCGTGGATTAGTATCCACTGAATCACCGGTAAAAAAATGTGCGATTCAACACGGAATAAAAATTTTACAACCGACAAATCTAAAAGCCCAATCCTTTATTGATGAATTAAAACAATTACGTGCAGATTTATTTGTAGTAGTTGCTTTTCGAATGCTTCCTGAAATTGTTTGGGACATGCCGGAATTGGGAACCATAAATTTGCATGCTTCTTTGTTGCCTGATTACAGAGGGGCTGCACCCATTAATCATGCAATTCTAAATGGTGAAACTGAAACCGGGTTAACCACATTTTTTTTAAAAAAAGAAATTGATACGGGTGATATACTTTTTACAAAACCTATTGAAATACTTCCAGATGATAATGCAGGAAGTTTGCATGATAAAATGATGTTGGCAGGTGCTGAGTTATTATTTAAAACTGTAAAAGCAATTGAGTCAAGAAGTTTTAATACAATGCCACAACACAAAAATTCAAATAAAACTGCTCCAAAAATTTTTAAAGAAGATTGCAAAATTGATTGGAATAATTCTTCACAAACCATTTATAATTTCATTCGTGGATTAAGTCCTTACCCAACAGCCTGGACAATATTGGAAGATAAAACACTGAAGATATTTTCAGGAAAAATAATATTCGATAAAACTTCGCAATCACCGGGCAATTACATTACGGATGGAAAACAATATTTACGCTTTGCCACTGCTGATGGTTTAATTGATATTACTGAATTGCAATTAGAGGGCAAGAAAAAAATGTCGGTTACTGATTTTCTGAAAGGTTACAGATTTAATAAATAA
- a CDS encoding glycosyltransferase family 2 protein: protein MTAIKVSVIIPVYNAAISIAKTVDSVLYQTLQSFEIILINDASTDNSLEIITALAQQHAQISIINLQQNGGPGIARNAGIKKAIGKYIAFLDADDTWHSLKLEKQVAFMEANNHLLTYTWYETLQTKTHNKKIILAPASVTYKQLLKHNTIGNLTAMYNSESLGKVYMPELRMRQDWGLWLKILQSGITGYCLPEILATYHTSENSLSANKWKVAKYNWQILRNYQQLSLFACMWYFIHFLFFKTKKYFF from the coding sequence ATGACCGCAATTAAAGTTTCAGTAATAATTCCGGTATATAATGCAGCAATCTCTATTGCCAAAACAGTGGATAGTGTGCTATATCAAACATTGCAATCATTCGAAATAATTTTAATTAATGATGCTTCTACCGATAATTCTTTGGAAATAATTACTGCACTTGCACAACAACATGCACAAATTTCAATAATAAATTTGCAACAAAACGGAGGCCCCGGCATTGCAAGAAATGCAGGTATTAAAAAAGCGATTGGAAAATATATTGCATTCTTAGATGCAGATGATACATGGCATTCATTAAAATTAGAAAAGCAGGTGGCTTTTATGGAAGCAAATAATCATTTACTCACTTATACCTGGTACGAAACTTTGCAAACTAAAACACACAATAAAAAAATAATTTTAGCACCTGCATCGGTTACCTACAAACAATTATTAAAACACAATACAATCGGAAACTTAACTGCAATGTACAATTCAGAATCATTGGGAAAAGTATATATGCCTGAATTGCGTATGCGACAAGACTGGGGATTGTGGTTAAAAATTTTACAATCAGGAATAACAGGATATTGTTTACCCGAAATTTTAGCTACCTATCATACTTCCGAAAATTCTTTATCGGCAAACAAATGGAAAGTGGCAAAATATAACTGGCAGATTTTACGCAACTATCAGCAGCTTTCCTTGTTTGCATGTATGTGGTACTTTATTCATTTTTTGTTTTTTAAAACAAAAAAATATTTTTTCTAA
- a CDS encoding tRNA-(ms[2]io[6]A)-hydroxylase, whose amino-acid sequence MIRIFLRITFVQQISKMLGLKLPTDPRWVDLASMSIENILSDHAYCEQKAASTCISIIQLFPEHERLVEELSPIVTEEWGHFRMVLKELKRRELKLGRQRSDKYVSALIKYQKKGGSRESLLLEKLLMSALIEARSCERFRLLSEGLEDVHLQKFYREFMISEAGHYRMFIDLANAYLGKDVVKKRWQEWLEFEAELIHQLELDGKRMH is encoded by the coding sequence ATGATCAGAATTTTCTTACGCATTACCTTTGTTCAGCAAATATCAAAAATGTTAGGATTAAAATTACCAACAGATCCGAGATGGGTGGATTTAGCTTCGATGAGTATTGAGAATATTCTTTCGGATCATGCATATTGTGAGCAGAAAGCGGCTTCCACTTGTATCTCTATTATTCAACTATTTCCGGAGCATGAGCGATTGGTAGAAGAATTATCGCCGATTGTTACAGAGGAGTGGGGACACTTCAGAATGGTGTTGAAAGAATTAAAACGCAGGGAGTTAAAATTAGGCAGACAACGCAGCGATAAATATGTGAGTGCGCTCATTAAATATCAAAAAAAGGGTGGCAGCAGAGAATCGCTTTTGTTAGAAAAATTATTAATGTCGGCTTTAATTGAGGCTCGTAGTTGTGAAAGATTTCGTTTGCTGAGTGAAGGATTGGAAGATGTACATCTTCAAAAATTTTACAGAGAGTTTATGATTTCCGAAGCAGGGCATTATAGAATGTTTATTGATTTGGCGAACGCATATTTAGGCAAAGATGTAGTGAAAAAACGCTGGCAGGAATGGTTGGAATTTGAGGCAGAATTAATACATCAATTAGAACTTGATGGTAAACGCATGCATTAA
- a CDS encoding magnesium transporter CorA family protein, whose translation MIKYYIKEQNNIVEIDKPVKDCWINVYPPFDHKRIAALSESINIPIDFLLDSIDINERSRFEVDDNVKLIVINTPIENDLENSIDNDAFYITIPIGIILTKDHNIIISSAQNRVIDWCFSIAIKHLDPRDKDMIILKIFEKNVFYFIQYLNEMNKKRYLIEKELMDSSRNTELAKLLNIQKSLVYFVTDLRANELLMMKLSRTNLLGIKEHEEKSDYLQDILIDSSQALEMANIYTNILNGTMDAFGSIISNNLNMVLKRLTSVTIILMVPTLIASFYGMNLEPLPFENQSNAFTLIIIVSIAISALLYYIFRRIRWF comes from the coding sequence ATGATCAAATACTACATCAAAGAACAGAATAATATTGTAGAAATTGACAAGCCTGTAAAAGACTGTTGGATCAACGTTTACCCACCATTCGACCATAAAAGAATAGCTGCACTCAGCGAAAGTATTAATATCCCGATCGACTTCCTTTTAGACTCTATAGATATAAATGAGCGTTCACGTTTTGAAGTGGATGATAATGTGAAATTGATTGTGATTAATACACCTATTGAAAATGATTTGGAGAATTCCATTGATAACGATGCATTTTATATCACTATCCCTATTGGAATTATTCTTACTAAAGATCATAATATCATTATTTCCTCCGCACAAAATCGTGTGATTGACTGGTGCTTTTCTATAGCTATAAAACATTTGGATCCCAGAGATAAGGATATGATAATTCTAAAAATCTTTGAGAAAAATGTGTTTTATTTTATTCAATACCTGAATGAAATGAACAAGAAACGTTATCTCATTGAAAAGGAATTAATGGATAGTTCCAGAAATACAGAACTTGCCAAATTGCTCAATATCCAAAAGTCGCTTGTCTATTTTGTAACTGACCTTCGTGCCAACGAATTATTAATGATGAAACTTTCACGCACCAATTTATTAGGCATAAAAGAACACGAAGAAAAAAGCGATTATTTACAGGATATACTTATTGATTCCAGTCAGGCACTTGAAATGGCAAACATCTACACCAATATATTAAATGGAACGATGGACGCCTTTGGAAGTATCATTTCAAATAATCTGAATATGGTATTAAAGCGTTTGACATCAGTAACAATCATTTTAATGGTACCTACACTAATTGCAAGTTTTTACGGTATGAATCTGGAACCACTGCCGTTCGAAAATCAAAGTAATGCCTTCACTCTTATCATTATCGTGTCCATTGCAATATCTGCTTTACTCTATTATATTTTCCGCCGAATCCGTTGGTTTTAA
- the purB gene encoding adenylosuccinate lyase translates to MAENDLMNISPIDGRYSGKVSELAPYFSEFGLFKFRLYVEIEYFISLTEIPLPQLSSFDPQLRPLLRNVYKKFDITECAKIKEIEKTINHDVKAVEYYIKEYFEKLGLQKYKEFIHFGLTSQDINNTAIPISFRDAVIDVYYPMLEETVAILSDLANKWSQIPMLARTHGQAASPTMVGKEIRVFIERLNAQRQLLNAIPFSAKFGGATGNFNAHFVAYPDIDWISFADEFVSSRLNLVRCRYTTQVEHYDNLAASFDGLKRINTILIDLCRDIWTYISMDYFKQTVNKDEVGSSAMPHKVNPIDFENAEGNLGIANAIFEHLSNKLPLSRLQRDLTDSTVLRNIGTPMAHTVIALKSIQKGLKKLEVNKQKIHDDLDNNWAVISEAIQTILRREGYPKPYEALKSLTRGNANITKESIQKFIDTLEVSNEIKEQLRSITPFNYTGFRYF, encoded by the coding sequence ATGGCAGAAAATGATTTAATGAATATCTCGCCGATTGATGGTCGTTATAGTGGAAAAGTTTCTGAGCTTGCTCCTTATTTTTCAGAATTTGGTTTATTTAAGTTTCGATTATATGTGGAGATAGAATATTTTATTTCGTTGACAGAAATTCCATTGCCACAACTTTCTTCTTTTGATCCGCAATTGCGTCCGCTATTGCGCAATGTTTATAAGAAGTTTGATATCACCGAATGTGCTAAAATAAAAGAGATAGAAAAAACTATCAATCATGATGTGAAGGCGGTGGAATATTATATCAAAGAATATTTTGAAAAATTAGGGTTGCAGAAGTATAAAGAATTTATACATTTTGGGCTTACTTCACAGGATATAAATAATACTGCAATACCGATTAGTTTTCGTGATGCAGTTATTGATGTGTATTATCCGATGCTGGAAGAAACGGTTGCAATTTTAAGTGATCTCGCAAACAAGTGGAGCCAGATTCCGATGCTTGCACGCACACATGGACAAGCTGCTTCACCCACAATGGTAGGTAAAGAAATACGGGTATTTATAGAGCGATTAAATGCACAACGACAATTATTAAATGCCATTCCTTTTTCTGCAAAATTTGGTGGTGCAACAGGAAATTTCAATGCGCATTTTGTTGCGTATCCGGATATTGACTGGATTTCATTTGCAGATGAATTTGTTTCTTCAAGATTAAATTTAGTGCGATGCAGATACACTACTCAAGTGGAACATTATGATAATCTTGCTGCAAGTTTCGACGGCTTAAAACGTATCAACACAATTCTGATTGATTTATGCAGAGATATCTGGACCTATATCAGTATGGATTATTTTAAGCAAACAGTGAATAAAGATGAAGTAGGTTCCTCAGCAATGCCACATAAAGTAAACCCAATTGATTTTGAAAATGCAGAAGGTAATCTCGGAATTGCTAATGCGATTTTTGAACATTTATCAAATAAACTTCCGCTCTCCAGATTACAACGTGATCTCACTGACTCAACAGTATTGCGCAACATCGGAACGCCGATGGCTCATACAGTTATTGCATTAAAATCAATTCAAAAAGGATTAAAAAAATTAGAAGTGAATAAGCAAAAAATTCACGACGATCTGGATAATAACTGGGCAGTAATTTCTGAAGCCATACAAACTATTTTGCGCAGAGAAGGATATCCTAAACCTTACGAAGCGTTGAAATCATTAACAAGAGGTAATGCAAATATTACAAAAGAATCTATCCAAAAATTTATTGATACTCTGGAAGTAAGCAATGAAATAAAAGAACAGTTGCGCAGTATTACCCCATTTAATTACACAGGCTTCCGATACTTCTGA
- a CDS encoding ABC transporter permease, with amino-acid sequence MVNGFRNSISEKVYSFWGHINIAKESLRNSYDDLPVVLEPKFIEDIQSTDGVKHVQVYARKAGIIKSATDIEGVIFKGISYDFNWDHFNQYIVSGEPLQISADSTSSDIMLSRSIADRMKFKIGDSVILHFVDQQKDGDYVQRFRKLRVCGIYNTGLEEFDRMFALMDLKQVQRLNNWQSNQIGGYEVFVNNINNIDKIQEVLDTEADPFWKVQTIYEIIPGIFDWLNLQKINERIIIILMLIVAIINMVTSLLILILDRTQMIGILKSIGATNWSVRKIFLYNASYIIFIGLLFGNILGLGICFLQKEFGIITLPEQSYYVSTVPVAIDWYKITLLNAGTFVVCLICLLIPSVIISRIRPVKAIRFN; translated from the coding sequence ATGGTAAATGGATTTCGCAATTCTATTTCTGAAAAGGTGTATAGCTTTTGGGGGCATATCAATATTGCAAAAGAAAGTTTGCGCAATTCTTATGACGACCTGCCAGTTGTATTAGAGCCAAAATTTATTGAGGACATTCAATCAACAGATGGTGTGAAGCATGTGCAGGTGTATGCAAGGAAAGCCGGTATAATAAAATCTGCTACGGATATTGAAGGTGTAATTTTTAAGGGTATCAGCTATGATTTTAATTGGGATCATTTTAATCAGTATATAGTAAGTGGTGAGCCATTGCAGATCTCTGCAGACAGCACTTCCAGTGATATTATGCTTTCACGCTCTATTGCAGACAGAATGAAATTTAAAATCGGCGACAGTGTTATTCTGCATTTTGTGGATCAGCAAAAAGATGGTGATTATGTGCAGCGCTTTCGAAAATTGCGTGTGTGTGGAATTTATAATACAGGGCTCGAAGAGTTTGACAGAATGTTTGCATTAATGGATTTAAAACAAGTACAACGTTTAAATAATTGGCAGTCCAATCAAATTGGAGGTTATGAAGTCTTTGTAAACAATATTAATAATATTGATAAAATACAGGAAGTGCTGGACACTGAAGCGGATCCTTTTTGGAAAGTGCAAACTATTTATGAAATCATACCCGGAATATTCGATTGGTTAAATCTGCAAAAGATTAATGAACGTATTATTATTATTTTGATGCTGATTGTTGCAATCATTAATATGGTTACCTCATTGCTTATTTTAATTTTAGACCGTACACAAATGATTGGAATCTTAAAATCTATTGGTGCAACAAACTGGTCGGTAAGAAAAATATTTTTATACAATGCTTCTTACATCATTTTTATCGGATTACTGTTTGGAAATATTCTCGGGTTGGGTATTTGCTTTTTGCAAAAAGAATTTGGAATAATAACATTACCCGAACAATCGTATTATGTTTCAACAGTTCCGGTTGCGATAGATTGGTATAAAATCACATTACTAAATGCAGGAACATTTGTTGTTTGTCTTATCTGTTTACTTATTCCTTCCGTTATCATTTCCCGTATTAGGCCGGTGAAGGCTATTCGGTTTAATTAA
- a CDS encoding glycosyltransferase family 9 protein, with translation MRKKILIIRFSSIGDIVLTTPIVRCIKLQLPDVELHYLTKKVYASILTANPHIDKVIVLEKHLHDLLRIIAAEKYDYVIDLHKNLRSGMITSNLQLSVSSFDKLNFRKWVMVRFKKNILPDTHIVQRYLEAAAVLGVMDDGDGLEYYIPKEDEITITEFPETHRNGYDAVVIGAAHFTKKLPVEKLIELCNRINNPIILVGGKEDTENGNLIAITNKNIWNACGLFSINTSASIIQQSNRVFTHDTGMMHIAAAFQKPIISFWGNTIPEFGMYPYYGKNISLDMLRKKNQIMEVKGLYCRPCSKIGFEKCPQKHFKCMREIDLDSIS, from the coding sequence ATGCGTAAGAAAATTCTGATCATACGATTTTCAAGTATTGGTGATATTGTACTCACCACTCCGATTGTGCGATGTATTAAATTACAATTGCCCGATGTGGAATTACATTACTTAACAAAAAAAGTATATGCATCAATTCTAACTGCGAATCCACACATAGATAAAGTAATTGTTCTTGAAAAACATCTGCATGATTTATTACGGATTATAGCGGCTGAAAAATATGATTATGTAATTGACCTGCATAAAAATTTGCGGTCGGGAATGATTACATCTAATCTGCAATTATCTGTGAGTTCATTTGATAAACTCAATTTTCGCAAATGGGTGATGGTGCGTTTCAAGAAAAATATTTTACCCGATACACATATTGTACAACGCTATTTAGAAGCAGCTGCAGTATTGGGTGTGATGGATGATGGTGATGGATTGGAATATTATATTCCTAAAGAAGATGAAATTACTATCACTGAATTTCCCGAAACACATCGCAATGGATATGATGCAGTAGTAATAGGTGCTGCACATTTTACTAAAAAATTACCCGTAGAAAAATTAATAGAATTATGTAATCGCATTAACAACCCAATAATTTTAGTAGGTGGAAAAGAGGATACAGAAAACGGAAATTTAATTGCAATTACAAATAAAAACATTTGGAATGCATGTGGCTTATTTTCTATTAATACATCCGCATCTATCATTCAACAATCCAATCGTGTATTTACGCATGATACCGGGATGATGCATATTGCCGCAGCATTTCAAAAACCGATTATATCCTTTTGGGGAAATACAATTCCTGAGTTTGGTATGTATCCTTATTATGGTAAAAATATTTCGTTGGATATGTTGAGAAAGAAAAATCAAATCATGGAAGTGAAAGGGCTTTATTGCAGACCATGTTCTAAAATCGGCTTTGAAAAATGTCCGCAAAAACATTTTAAATGTATGCGTGAAATAGATTTAGACTCTATTTCCTAA
- a CDS encoding diaminopimelate epimerase has product MKIHFYKFHGTGNDFVILDNRNMFFKKDMTSLYQFLCDRHFGIGADGVMLFQEKNEYDFEMVYFNADGRESTMCGNGGRCLVQFAEMMIGKKSQYKFLAIDGEHLAESDGENIRLKMSDVNSASRYLAYYELNTGSPHYVAFVEKVEAVPVKKEGAEIRYSEKYKTEGINVNFVQRNNDGIIMRTYERGVEDETLSCGTGVTAAALMLSNEIHLENGVHIIDVETRGGNLQVKFNKISETEFTDIWLIGPAVFVFEGQIELQL; this is encoded by the coding sequence ATGAAGATTCATTTCTATAAATTTCATGGTACAGGAAATGATTTTGTTATCCTGGATAATCGCAATATGTTTTTTAAAAAAGACATGACTTCCCTATATCAATTTCTGTGTGATCGACATTTTGGAATTGGTGCAGATGGGGTTATGTTATTTCAGGAAAAAAATGAGTATGATTTTGAAATGGTGTATTTCAATGCTGATGGTAGAGAAAGTACAATGTGCGGTAATGGCGGAAGATGTCTAGTACAATTTGCAGAAATGATGATTGGTAAAAAATCTCAATACAAATTTTTGGCAATTGATGGAGAACATTTAGCAGAATCTGATGGTGAAAATATTCGATTAAAAATGTCGGATGTAAATTCGGCGTCCCGCTATCTTGCATATTATGAATTAAATACCGGCTCACCACATTATGTAGCATTTGTAGAAAAAGTGGAAGCAGTTCCGGTAAAAAAAGAAGGTGCAGAAATTCGTTATAGCGAAAAATATAAAACCGAAGGAATCAATGTGAATTTTGTGCAACGCAATAATGATGGAATAATAATGAGAACGTATGAAAGGGGAGTGGAAGATGAAACACTTTCTTGCGGAACAGGAGTTACTGCTGCTGCACTTATGTTGAGCAATGAAATACATTTAGAAAATGGTGTGCATATAATTGATGTAGAAACCAGAGGAGGAAACTTACAAGTAAAGTTTAATAAAATATCCGAAACAGAATTTACAGATATTTGGTTAATAGGCCCGGCAGTGTTTGTATTTGAAGGGCAAATAGAATTGCAATTATAA
- the queG gene encoding tRNA epoxyqueuosine(34) reductase QueG, giving the protein MLNRTSLTQFIKSESGKIGFAFCGISKAEKLETEAIQLEQWLQKGLHGKMHYMENHFEKRVDPTLLVPGAKSVISLMYNYYSEIKQEDELAPKISMYAYGEDYHFVIKEKLQLLADIISKQAGEFSYRIFTDSAPVLEKSWAKKSGLGWQGKNTTLIHPKNGSYYFLAEIICDLELEYDSPIKDYCGTCTACIDACPTDALQPYSIEAQKCISYLTIEMRENIPEDFSGKMDNWMFGCDICQQVCPWNRFSKPHQEIRFMPSAKLMAMRKEEWESLSLETFNSVFKKSPVKRTKYIGLTRNIDFLKTEND; this is encoded by the coding sequence ATCTTGAATCGCACTTCACTCACACAATTTATTAAATCAGAATCCGGTAAAATAGGATTTGCTTTTTGTGGAATTTCAAAAGCAGAAAAATTAGAAACGGAAGCAATACAATTAGAACAATGGTTACAAAAAGGATTGCATGGCAAAATGCATTACATGGAAAATCATTTTGAAAAACGTGTTGACCCTACACTATTAGTTCCCGGTGCAAAATCAGTTATTAGCCTGATGTATAATTATTATTCCGAAATAAAACAGGAAGATGAATTGGCACCAAAAATTTCGATGTATGCGTATGGAGAAGATTATCATTTTGTAATAAAAGAAAAACTACAATTGCTTGCTGACATTATTTCCAAACAAGCAGGGGAATTTTCATATCGCATATTTACTGACTCTGCTCCGGTATTAGAAAAATCATGGGCAAAGAAAAGTGGATTAGGATGGCAGGGTAAAAACACAACTCTCATCCATCCGAAAAATGGATCGTATTATTTTCTTGCTGAAATTATTTGTGATTTAGAATTAGAGTACGATAGTCCGATAAAGGATTATTGTGGTACTTGCACAGCATGTATTGATGCATGTCCTACAGATGCATTGCAACCTTATTCAATAGAAGCACAAAAATGTATTTCATATCTCACTATTGAAATGAGAGAAAATATTCCTGAAGATTTTTCAGGTAAAATGGATAACTGGATGTTTGGTTGTGATATTTGTCAGCAAGTATGTCCGTGGAATAGGTTTAGTAAACCACATCAGGAAATTAGATTTATGCCTTCAGCAAAATTAATGGCGATGCGCAAAGAAGAATGGGAATCGCTTTCTTTGGAAACTTTCAATAGTGTCTTTAAAAAATCTCCTGTTAAAAGAACAAAATATATTGGCTTAACACGCAACATAGATTTTTTAAAAACCGAAAACGATTAA
- a CDS encoding NAD(P)H-binding protein, whose protein sequence is MATATVFGASGLTGSALTELLLSNTAFTSVKVVVRKPLNVHHEKLQQVVIDFSQLHDYPDLFSSDHIFCCLGTTMEKEKGNKETYKKVDKEYPVQIARHSAMHNCKSLHIMSSMGANPNSTIFYSKLKGEMQEEVIAEWKGKVSHSTLCIYQPGLLEGERKEKRFGEGFGKIIMRIFNPILIGGLRKYKSIHASDVALVMMHNALHLKYGLHIIKNDVLLQSAKEIKS, encoded by the coding sequence ATGGCAACTGCAACAGTTTTTGGCGCAAGCGGATTAACAGGAAGTGCTTTAACAGAATTACTGTTAAGCAATACAGCTTTCACCTCGGTAAAAGTGGTGGTGCGCAAGCCATTGAATGTGCATCATGAAAAATTACAACAGGTAGTAATTGATTTTTCACAACTACATGATTATCCGGATTTATTTTCTTCTGATCATATTTTTTGTTGTCTGGGCACCACCATGGAAAAAGAAAAAGGAAATAAAGAAACCTATAAAAAAGTGGATAAAGAATATCCGGTGCAAATAGCAAGACACAGTGCAATGCATAATTGTAAATCACTGCACATTATGTCTTCAATGGGTGCTAATCCAAACAGCACTATTTTTTATTCAAAACTAAAAGGTGAAATGCAGGAAGAGGTAATTGCGGAGTGGAAAGGAAAAGTATCGCATTCCACATTGTGCATTTATCAACCGGGATTATTAGAAGGAGAGAGAAAAGAAAAAAGATTTGGTGAAGGTTTTGGCAAAATTATTATGCGCATTTTTAATCCGATATTGATAGGTGGTTTGCGCAAATATAAAAGCATACATGCAAGTGACGTAGCCTTAGTGATGATGCATAATGCACTGCATTTAAAATACGGTTTGCATATCATTAAAAATGATGTGCTTTTACAAAGTGCAAAAGAGATAAAATCTTGA